DNA sequence from the Vicia villosa cultivar HV-30 ecotype Madison, WI linkage group LG3, Vvil1.0, whole genome shotgun sequence genome:
TATGGATACCCCGCTGACATTGTAGACCAATATGTTCAAATTGGTGAAAAAACTGCAGTTGAGTTCTTAGAGAGATCCGTAAGAGGATTGAATAAGGTATTTGGGGTCAGATATTTTTGAAGGCCTAACAACAATGATGTTGAGCATCTTTTACAAATTAGAGAATCACATGATTTTCCATGAATGTTAGGTTCAAATGATTATATGCATTAGGAATAGAAAATTGTCCAGTTGTATAAAAAGGATAATTTTTTTTAGGTAATCATGGTAAACTCACAATCATGTTTGAAGTTGTGACATCACAATAGATACGTGGATTTGACATGCATTTTTTAATGTAGATTCAAACAATGTCATTAACATGTTAAACCAATACAATATATTTTTGAATGACAAACTCCCACAAGGCAATATACAATCAATAAGACTCCATATAATATAGGGAATTATCTATATATCATGAGTCTGCAACATTTGTCAAGACTTTTTCAATGTCGCGAAGAGAAAAGAGAACACTATTTGTCCAACATCAAGAATTGACTAGAAAGAATGTAGAGCGGACATTTGTATTGATTCAAATTTAGTTTGCAATTATATGTGACCCAATGCGTGCCTAGCACCAGGCCCGGCCCAAGGGGTAGGCCACCTAGGCCACTGCCTTGGGCCTCCAATTTTTCCAACTTTTATATTAGTAATACTTAATtttgatattaataataaaatattaataataaaatattagtaCATTTTTTAATGGCGATCATTGAAAAATTGAAAACTTGCCTACGCTTGTGAGGCTGTGTAGCTTAAGTTTTAGAAAGAAAGATATTGCACTATTGCAGTGAATTCTTTTGAATGGCCATCATTCAATTTAAAGAGATAATCAACAAAAATAGCACTACATATAAGAATGGATTTAACACTACATATAGTTTTGATTGTAAAAATATTTAAGCTTAATTGTTTTACCATTAACTGCCAAAAATTCatatgattaataataatatcaataataataatagttaatattaaaattaataaaatttatttaagatCAACATTATCTTAATAAAAGATGGAATGGATTATTTTCCTATCgattgaaaaaatatattaagtaaAATGAATGAGaagaatttaataaaaaaaattgagtttttagtCTAACTTTCTAATGAGTTGAATTTCAATATTAAAATAGAATATGTGATATATCGTCGATTTGAAGTTGCGTCACTACAAACTACAACGtttaaagagaaaataattttgaaacttaAAAATCTAatcaataaaatttaattatttttatattaaatttcgtTTTAAAATTCGCCTCAGACCTCGTTTTGTATTGGGCCGGCCCTGCCTAGCACAAGAAAACACTCAACTCAACCATCCATATATGTTTGCATCATATTACACAACTTGATTGTTATAGAAAAAACGATACTCATATAGAGGTGATTTTGATTACTTTTATAATAATGTAAATAGCAATGTCACAACAACCAAAATATTTACCAGTCTTCATCTAAATCTTACAACAagactataaaaaaaaaaatatatatttgcaaATAACAAATTTATCGACAACTTCAATCAAATTTGATGGAATATATTTGAGAACATTTTAGGCATGAggatgaaaaaaatttaaactttacTAATtatgagattttatttatttttatcatttttaattatatattcatGTACTTAAGATTActtttaattattgttattgttataaaaTTGAGTTTAATTTAAACTTTACAAACGGTGTTTTTTTACTGCAGTCAATCCAAATCTCTCTTAACACCCACTATTAGAGAAGGCGTAAGTTAGCTGATAAGTATTATTATTAAGGGGAAAATGGAATATGATTAATGTAAAAAATATTCACCAGTAATCACCACAAGAGCATATCCCACTCCTGAAATGATGGAATCGATTTGCATCTCTCACAACAATCTCTCTCTCAAAAACCTTTGATATATACTTGATTGCATTATGGCAATCTCCACACACTCTAAGGTTTTTAATTATCCTCAATGTGGTTGATGGTGGAGTTTTCATGAGCCCATAAGCTATTGCTAGCTTTTCACCATGATAATATAAAGCACTctctttatcttcttcttctatatCAACAAGTGTAAACTCTGTATCAGGGACATATCCTTCTTCTTTGATCCTCTCCATAACATACTCCACCTTATTATATATCAAATCAGTTTCTTCATGTGATCTATCCCCAGCAACAAATAAATGCACCTTGTTTTTTATATCTACCCAACTAAACCCTGGATCCTTCTTTACTTTTACTCTTTTCATCATATTCCTAGCACTCACTGCATTTTCCCATTGGTCAGCAGCCGCATAAATATTCGATAAGAGAACATAAGCCGCTGCATCAGATGGCTCCAAGGTAAAAAGCTTTTCTGCGAAGCGTTTTCCAGTCTCTTTGTCTCCCTGAACCCTACAAGCATTAAGCAATGTTCTATACATTGTTGCAGAACCTTCAAAAGGCATTGACGATACCACCTTCTCGGCTTCTTGTATGCGCCCCGCACGACTAAGGGCATCAACGAGACAAGAATAGTGTTCAATCTCAGGCTCAATTCCATAGTTTTTCTGCATAGAATAAAAAGTTTCATAGGCATCAGATATCAAGCCGGAATGACTACAGGCAGAAAGGACCCCAATGAAAGTAACTCTATCTGGCGTTACACCCCTAGATctcatttcattgaaaaagtTGAGAGCTTCGTTGGCATTTCCATGCTGAGATAATCCTACTATTATGGCATTCCACAAGGCAACACTCTTAGTATTCATTCTTCTAAATAAACCATATGCATCTTCTATATTCCCACACTTGGCATACATGTCAACAAGTGAGGTCATCACAAAAGGATCCATAGCACAGTTCAACTTCATAACATTTGCATGAATCTGCCTCCCTTGTTCTAGTGCTGTTAAAAGAGAGCAAGCCTTCACAAGGGTAGCAAAGGTATACTCGTCTGGTTGCGTCCCAGCAAGTCTCATCTGATGGTATGTAAAAAGAGCATACTCTTCCTGCCCATTTTCCACACACCCTGAAATCATAGTGGTCCAAGCAACATCATCTGGCGAAGGAATCTCACTGAATATTTTACGTGCACTTTCCATATCTCCACATTTTAGATACATGTCTAGAATACCACTGATTACAaacaaatctaaatcaaatctcaTTTTTATAACAACAGCATGAATTTGCTTCCCTTGTTGAAGCCCCACCAAGCACCCAGAAGCTTTAGCCGCATTCGCCAGAGTAATCTGATCAGCTTTCTCTCCACATGCATGCATTAGACCAAATAGCCTCAAGGCTTCATGATAGTTATCACTCACTATATACCCATGCATCATAGCATTCCAAGATGCTAAATCAAATCCATCTCGGTTATGAAAAAGAAGCTCAGCCTCCTCCATCTTTCCACTCCTAGAATAGACATCAATTAGAGCTGTTGAAACAAATGAATCTAAGACAACCCCAGTTTTTAAAGCACAAGTATGAACCTGTCTACCAAGACAGTAGCTTTCTTCAAGAGAGGAGCAAGCCCTCAAAACACTCGCAATGGTGAATTGATCCGGCAACAGTCCACTCCGTAATAAATCAACGAACAACCTTAAGGAATACTCCTCTAAACCACTCAAAGCACAACCAGATATGACAGTGTTCCATGATATTAAATCCACTTCTTTCATCTGACCAAACATACTTATTGCATAGTAAACAGAACCAGCCTTAACATACATATTAATAACACTATTCGCAACAGAGACAAATTGATCCCATCGCAACCTCATAACAGCACCGTGAATCTGCTTTCCCAGTTCAAGATGGTTCAAACTGGCAACCACAGAGAGGATCACAAGAAAAGTCAAACTATCACATGGTACACTCAATTTGATCATATCTCTAAAGCAATCAATAGCTTCCCACGCTTCACCTGCTTGGAGACACAAAGACAAAGTCTTGTTCCAAACAAcaacatcagaatcatcatcaCACATATTCAACTTAGTTGCATAAGCTCGAACCTGCTCCAACTCCCTTTCAAAAACAGTTTTTTTACCAAACCCCATGAGAATAGTATGAACACTGATGCAATCCGGACGCAGTCCACTTCTGTGAAACGCAGAGAAAAGAACCAACGCTTCATCTCCAATACCCATTTCAATATAAGCCTTCATCATCACATTCCATAACACCACATCCCTAACAGGCATCCTATCAAACAAAACACGCGCCTCTCTAATCCTTCCAAACTTAGCATATATATTAACCAAAGCACCAGCGACAAAAACATCCCATTGCAACCCAATCTTAACAGCATAACCATGAAGAGTCTCAGAAGCGGGGTGAGAACCATGGAGGAGGCATAACTTGAAGAGAGGTGACAGAGTATGACGAGTGGTGAGCACAACGGATTGACGGAGAAGACGGAAAAGATGAAAGGCTTCATGAGCTCTGTCTCCCTCGGGAAGCTCTCCGGTATGAGCATACGCGGCCAGAACAGCGTTCCAAGTGACGAGGTCTCTGTCAGGCGTTATGTCGAACAGTTTACGTGCGGAAGAAAGAGAGGAGCACTTGGCGTACATGGTGATGAGGTTGTTGGTTAGATAACGGTCGGGGGTTTGGCCGGAAGTTAAAATGCGGGCGTGAGTGCGTTGTCCGAGGAGTAAATCGGATTGGGCGATGGCGTGGCGGAGGATGGAAAACCATTGAGGAGGAAGAGAGGGAGGGTGTGAATGGGAATGGGAATGGGAGTGAAGGCGTTGGGTGAGTGGTTTCTTGAGAGTGGAAGTGGGTCGCAAACGGTGGTGCAAATGCATTATCAACTTTGTGATTCATTCTCTGAAGTCTGAACAATGGTTGTTAGTTGTTACCGTTACCGTTTGAAATTGGAGGGACATCACACAGTGCTGTATTATGGGATTGTCAACCAATTTCCCAGTTATAAAAATAACTTATAGAAGCTAGTCATAAACTGCAAATAAACTATCTTTTTAATATAATTCAgttcttttgtaaaaaaaatatataattcagttcttttgtaaaaaaaatatataattcagTTCTTTATATCTATTCCAGTTAGCGTTAACCAATAGGATACGAAAATTTAACATGCCACCCCCTTTTATTATATATGTCACCctccatatttttttattttaaaattactcTAAAAAAATTAGTGGGGGATGAAACATGATATTTCTGGACACCCCTTAAATTTtcggtatatatttttttttaaaaaaaaattgtactatCGAAAATTTTTTGGTagtacaatattttttttttgaaaaaaacatacTAGTAATTTTTTCACAATTTTCGATAAAAATTTacggaaattttttaaaatcaactatttttttgaaatttcggataaaaatacattttttttaaaattagtgaCTTTAGACAAGAGTATAGTGGTAAAAGCATACCTCGTTTGGGTTAAAGAATTCGTCAATCCTTATGTATATTTGTTCATCAGAATTAAACATGACAATGGAGCACTAACCAAAGTTTGTGTTGTACTTCACACGGAAAgccatatttttcttcaaaagaaCATCAAAGTAAGTATGATATATTTGTGGGTGATCTTCACCAGcctaaataacaaattaaaaaatgttataGGTCTGCATTTAGCATGATAAAATAAGGCATCAAAAGAGAAgtcaaacttctttcattatagCCCTCAATTTGACAGCAGTCATTCCAACTATTGGAATACAATATTTATCCCAAAACATGAAGGTACAAACATGGTCGTTGTGTTGAACATCAATTTCAAGTTTGTATCTACAAAAAGAATAGAGAGAATATCAATGAATATCACAGGCAGTCAGGAGCTGCATATATTTTTTCATCAAACAATCAGAAAATGATGGTTTAAGGCTTACTTTGTGACTTTGATGTTATTGGGTCCACCACAGTCGCAGTGAAATGGTTGATCTGGATCTTTTAGTGACATGTTGCATCCTGAACAACAATTATAGTACCATCCAGATTATGCAGTCTTAAACCTCATAGTAGTGTGGTTATGCAGAAACAGTTCTTGTTATGTACATTGGAAGACGTTAACCATAGATATAAGTATATAACATGAATGGTATTGAATTCATAAATCCAAGGAATTATTAAAGAAACCTGATGTTGTCCCTTAATTTCAGAGATAGTCTCGAATTCTCCGGAGTTGGATCAAAACTTACTATATTCAGATGTTTGCGACAAACTTTGAGAAATCTGCGGGCATGGTTGATAAGAGCCCAACATGAAATATTGTAACTGTTATGATATCTATACATATATAGAACACTGCATGATTTGATATGTATAATAAAAGAATGTTACTTAGTTCTGTAATCATTAACTTCTGGATGACCATAGTTGATGAGTAGTTTATTTCCATTCTATGCATTTGACAAAGTTGGTTTGCTTGTAGCGGTAAGAAAGTGCAAAAGATTAATTACCAATGTATGCACCACttaagttaaaaaaatatgttttaccaATACATGAACCTGAAGTTAGAAAACATTAGAAAACACAGGGGCTTATCTGCACTTGATTTGCACCAACCATGGGTTAGCACAATAATGGCAGGAGTgccatttgaatttgatttgaaaaagtcaaataattttgaagcaaaagaatcctaGAGAGTTGCTTCGATGACATTACCGTGATAGTCACTTAGTGCAATATTAAGAGAATATAGCACCCTATAAATAGAAAGTTAATTTTTATACTCAtactaaatataaaattttaaaaacatactATGTTACAAAAATATTAAGGAGAAAATTTCTCTATCCATCGCAAAAAGTTatattttacactaaaggtaatTTTATCCAATCTTTTGAGTTGGCAGATATATGTTCAcccaatattaattttatattttatttttctaattattgAGAATCAAGTATGAGGGAAAAATATCTCGATGATTAAAAATTGAAAGATGAACACTTTATAACTGAGATAATTCATATGTCTATAACTTTAAGATTTTAGGTGAATATATAGTATATCTcatgtgtaaaatattttttagtgttgATTCTAAATTGACATTaattacataaaaaataattaaaaaaacaaaataaaattttgcTTCTTTCTAAGTTTGCTTAAGCTTTGTACCAAAGTTTTTGTGACCATAGAAGCCTACTAGCTCATAAACAAAAACAGTACTATTATTTCGTGAAATGCACGTTTTCCATAATGTAACCGTAATTATCTTGACAGTTGTCAATGTTAAATAGTCAATGGACCACTCCTACTTTAAGCCGCAACTCCATAATAGAAAACAAACCTGCCGTCTTACCCATCACAGTAAAACCCCTTCCCCACAAATCCCACAACGCCACGTATCTTCCCATATTCCATCAACGCCACAATCAACGTGGCGTAATATAGGACTCACCGTATCACTTCAACCAAAGCGCTAATTAATCATTACCAAATGTTGCATTTTCCACACGAGCTTATCTTTTCTAATttcctaaataaa
Encoded proteins:
- the LOC131660713 gene encoding pentatricopeptide repeat-containing protein At4g33170-like — encoded protein: MHLHHRLRPTSTLKKPLTQRLHSHSHSHSHPPSLPPQWFSILRHAIAQSDLLLGQRTHARILTSGQTPDRYLTNNLITMYAKCSSLSSARKLFDITPDRDLVTWNAVLAAYAHTGELPEGDRAHEAFHLFRLLRQSVVLTTRHTLSPLFKLCLLHGSHPASETLHGYAVKIGLQWDVFVAGALVNIYAKFGRIREARVLFDRMPVRDVVLWNVMMKAYIEMGIGDEALVLFSAFHRSGLRPDCISVHTILMGFGKKTVFERELEQVRAYATKLNMCDDDSDVVVWNKTLSLCLQAGEAWEAIDCFRDMIKLSVPCDSLTFLVILSVVASLNHLELGKQIHGAVMRLRWDQFVSVANSVINMYVKAGSVYYAISMFGQMKEVDLISWNTVISGCALSGLEEYSLRLFVDLLRSGLLPDQFTIASVLRACSSLEESYCLGRQVHTCALKTGVVLDSFVSTALIDVYSRSGKMEEAELLFHNRDGFDLASWNAMMHGYIVSDNYHEALRLFGLMHACGEKADQITLANAAKASGCLVGLQQGKQIHAVVIKMRFDLDLFVISGILDMYLKCGDMESARKIFSEIPSPDDVAWTTMISGCVENGQEEYALFTYHQMRLAGTQPDEYTFATLVKACSLLTALEQGRQIHANVMKLNCAMDPFVMTSLVDMYAKCGNIEDAYGLFRRMNTKSVALWNAIIVGLSQHGNANEALNFFNEMRSRGVTPDRVTFIGVLSACSHSGLISDAYETFYSMQKNYGIEPEIEHYSCLVDALSRAGRIQEAEKVVSSMPFEGSATMYRTLLNACRVQGDKETGKRFAEKLFTLEPSDAAAYVLLSNIYAAADQWENAVSARNMMKRVKVKKDPGFSWVDIKNKVHLFVAGDRSHEETDLIYNKVEYVMERIKEEGYVPDTEFTLVDIEEEDKESALYYHGEKLAIAYGLMKTPPSTTLRIIKNLRVCGDCHNAIKYISKVFEREIVVRDANRFHHFRSGICSCGDYW